The genomic DNA CGATGCGTTCCAGGGTGTCCGCGTGCTCCGGCGAGTGCCACAGTTCGCCGGGCCGGGCCGTGAAGCCCTGCGGGGCGAACACGTGCCGCCAGTGATCGAACTCCGGGCCAGTGCGGGCGCGGTGCGCGCGGATACCCCGCGCCCAGTTCTCGGCCAGGACCGGCGACAGCGGGTAGCCGCTGCGGGCGTAATGGACGGCCCCCTCCATCAGCTGCGCGAACGGCAGGCGGCCGAAGCGGGCGTGCAGGTCCGCCCAGCCGCGCGGCGTGCCCGGTACCGTGACCGGCAACCAGCCGTGCGTGGGCATGTCCTGCCCGCCCAGCGCGTCACGGGTCAGGCGGGCCGGAGAGCGGCCGCTGGCGTTCAGGCCGTGCAACTCGCCGCCGTCCCAGACGAGTGCGAACAGGTCACTGCCGATGCCGTTACTGGTGGGTTCCACGACCGTCAGCGCGGCCGCCGTGGCAATCGCGGCGTCCACGGCGTTCCCACCCCCGCGCAGCACGTGAAGACCCACCTGCGCGGCCAGCGGTTGACTGGTCGCCACCATGCCCTGACGGGCGAACACCGGCTGACGGACGGAAGAGTAGACGGAAGAACTGGTCATGGATACCTCGGGGGGAGGCGGCAGGAACGCCGCAGCCGGGAATGAACGGTCGGATGGGCTGGATGGTCTGAACGAAACTGTATTACAGCAGGCCCGCAGGGCAGGCCGTGACCCCCCCCGGCGCCCACCCACCAGCACGCCGCTCGCGGCCGTTCTATGGATACTGCGATCGTGGATACTGGGCCGGTGCCGTTACGCCGCCTGCTGCTCCTGACCCAGTTTCCCCTGTGGGCGCTGACGATCCTGTCGTTCGTGTTCCTGCTCGGCGCGCTGGACGCCCGCGTGCAGGCCACGAACGACGCCACGCAGGCCCGCGTGCGCATCGAGAACCTCTCGGACCTGCTGGTACGCGTACTGGACATGGAAACCGGCGTGCGCGGCTACGTCATCGCGGGCGACCCGGTGTTCCTGGAACCGTACCAGTCGGCGCGGGCCGCGCTGCCCGGCGACCTGCTCGCCCTGCGCGACACCATGCGCCTGTCCGGCACGCCCGAACAGAATGCCCGGAACGTGGACCGGATCGAGACGCTGATCTTCCGCTGGCTGGCCGAGATCGCCACGCCCGAAATCAACCTGCGCGCCACCGACCCCGACGCGGCCGCCGAGCTCGTCCGCAGCCAGCGCGGCAAGAAACTGCTGGACGCCACCCGCGCGCAGATCGCCGCGCTGAACGCCCGCGAAACACAGGCCCTGCAGGACCGCGAGGCCGAGGCCGTCCGGCAACTCGAACGGTTGCGGCTGGCCCTGCTGCTCGCCGGGAGCGTCCTGGTGCTGCTCGGCCTCGTGAACGCCCTGGCGCAGGCGGGCCTGATCACCCGGTACCTGGGGAACCTGACCCGCGCCGCGCAGCGCCTGACCGACGCGGCCCCCACACCCACCCCTGCCCACGCACCCGGCCTCTCCCCCGGGTCCAGCCTCTCCCCCGAGTCCGGCCCCGCCCCGGCAGACGACACGCCCGGCGCGGCCACGCTGGAACGCCGCCGCGCCCCGGTCACCGTGCAGGTCGGCGGGCCACGCGAATTCCGTGAACTGGCCGGCACCTTCAACCTGATGAGCCAGCGCCTCCAGGCGGCGCAGCAGGAAGCCCGCGACCGCGCCGACCAACTCGCGCAGCGCAACACCTGGATGCGCAGCCTCGGGGAACTCAGCGACGCCATGCAGGCCGCCCGCAGCCTCGACGAGGGCGCCCGCATCCTCGAACGCGCCCTGCCGCTCCTGCTGCCCGGCACGCGCGGCGCCCTGTCACACCACAACGCCTCCCGCAACCTGCTCGTGCCGCTGCTGCACTGGGGGGACGAGGCGGCCGTCACGCACGCCCCGGACCACTGCTGGGCGCTGCGGCGCGGCGAGGTGCAGCACCCCGACAACCGCCGCTTCGCGCCCCCCTGCCCCGGCCAGAGCGGCGCGTACACCTGCCTGCCGCTGTTCTCGCACGGCGAGACGCTGGGCCTGCTGCGCGTCGCGAACGCCGACCCCGACCAGCCCCTCCCGGACACCACGCGCGCCCTGCTGCCCGGCGTGGCCCGCCAGATCGCCCTGGCCCTCGCCAGCCTGCGCCTGCAGGACCGGCTGCTGCAACAGTCCATCCGCGACCCCCTGACCGGCCTGTTCAACCGCCGCCACCTCGAAGACGTCATGAACGAACAGGTCGCCCTGGCG from Deinococcus seoulensis includes the following:
- a CDS encoding sensor domain-containing diguanylate cyclase; translated protein: MDTGPVPLRRLLLLTQFPLWALTILSFVFLLGALDARVQATNDATQARVRIENLSDLLVRVLDMETGVRGYVIAGDPVFLEPYQSARAALPGDLLALRDTMRLSGTPEQNARNVDRIETLIFRWLAEIATPEINLRATDPDAAAELVRSQRGKKLLDATRAQIAALNARETQALQDREAEAVRQLERLRLALLLAGSVLVLLGLVNALAQAGLITRYLGNLTRAAQRLTDAAPTPTPAHAPGLSPGSSLSPESGPAPADDTPGAATLERRRAPVTVQVGGPREFRELAGTFNLMSQRLQAAQQEARDRADQLAQRNTWMRSLGELSDAMQAARSLDEGARILERALPLLLPGTRGALSHHNASRNLLVPLLHWGDEAAVTHAPDHCWALRRGEVQHPDNRRFAPPCPGQSGAYTCLPLFSHGETLGLLRVANADPDQPLPDTTRALLPGVARQIALALASLRLQDRLLQQSIRDPLTGLFNRRHLEDVMNEQVALAHAEGRPLSLIALDVDHFKRLNDTFGHDAGDAALVRISAALKDAAPPGSTPARPGGEEFSLLLPGTDESGAAAIAENLRAQVAALDLRHAGIALGQITLSLGVATLNADAATPAALTVAADQALYAAKRQGRNRVELA